TTCTGAGCACTAATAACCGTGTATATTAAACCtgccttttaaatttttcatGTAGCAAAATCCTGATGGAGTTCTACAGAACGATTGACCAGATCTGAAGTCTGCACAGTTAAGAAGGCAGAGCAGAAATATATGAGGGTACCTGGGAAGTAAGCAGCAGCCTTAAAATCTCAATGCaggaagcacattttaaaaactggcacaaatctgaaataaataaagcaaggttACAAAGCTGTGCATTTGTATGTAAATTCATATTTATTGTACATAAAAGGAATGGTATTACTGTAGAATTCATTAACTAAGTGCATGAGGAAAGCAGGAGAAATAGTATGTTAAAACAAAGCTTCACATTGGGCAAGTTATTAAAAAATTAACGATTAATTATAACTTTTCATGCAAACCATGCATTAATAGCATATAAATTATAAACTGCTTGGATTATCATGGAAGTTTCCAGTATTTTCGTAAATTGAAGTTTTTCCTGCAATTGTTTATTTAGTCTAAACTGTCTTTTGTCAACTTCTACTGTGTTGCTACCTAATACTCAttcagaaagcaaccaaacaggAGTAGAAAAACTATCATCTGTAACAGTGAGTGGCTGCTTTATGCTGTGTATCTAAACTAGCTATTACTTCCTGAAAGCCTTTCTGTGTTACAAGTCATTCTGTTTAGGATCACATGTTTGATTGGTGTCTTTCTGCCAATATCCTTGAGGTAGCTGAGAAAACCAGAAAGCCTGCAAAAATTTAAATCTGAAACAGGGTTAGGGAATCCCATTCTCTTACAATCATGTGGAGGTGTTAGGAAAACCTGATAAACATCCCATCTTTCCCCCTCCATCATTGTGTTTATACACTATTTTCTAAGAATCAATATGCATAACTGTACAACTTGATAATATAGAAACATGCATTTGAACAAGGAGAACAAAATTTTACTTCACTAGGTAGGGGGCTGGCAGGCAGACACATCCATAATATCTCATTAAGCATAAAAACCTCCAGGACAAGAGAGGATAGTAAAATACAAcaaacttcttttcttgggaAAACAGGTAATAACAGAAGAGAAAATCCTCTCTTTGGTTTGCAAACACAGGAAAGAAATTTCAGATGCTCTACATTTTCTCTATCATGTAAGATGGCGGTGCAATTTTTAGATTGGTTCTCTTTGTAATATATTTGAGATAAAAAATGCATCAGATTCTTTTATGCTTTATAGGTATGTTCTGGAGGTATaaacagcttttattttattttatttgagaaACTAataaaagatattttattttaaacataaaagatATTTTATTTGATAAGCAAAAATATCTTTTATGTGCTCTTATGCATCCTTGAGAAATACAGTTGTTTCCTTGATTTTCAAATTTGcccttatttttaaattatgttcccAATAAGTACCAGAAATTTCTGCTACCTACTGATGGAAGGAATATACTAAGAACTCTCTCTTCTTTATGGGAGTGTTCTttctaaaggaggaggaggaagtagtGAAGTCACGAAGAAGACATTACCAGTCTAGCTTTGCCCACCTGGCATTAATCGGTAACCGGTCGACTGTTGCTCCTTTGCTTTTCCTGAACCACATTTGAAGTGTGATTGTGCCAATTTCTTTCTACTCTTCTGAGTGGCACATTCATTAGGTGCTGACTTAGGGAGGAATGCAGGTGTACATCCAATTGCACCATTTACACACAGGCATTTATATAAAGGTGAGGGCTGGAAATCTTGGCCATTGCTATAATGTATACCATTGAGCTCACAGCCTACTGCAATCATatctggaaacagaaaaaaaaacacaagagagaATAAGTAAATTCACACATCTTTGTAAGAAGCTCAATCCTATCCAAAGGTAAATTAAGGTTGTTCACATATTTGCTAGTTATTGGTTAAAACAGCAGTACAATGTATTGGCTGCTTGGACAAATTTTAGTGGTGAAtagtaagttaagaaatctccataggcattatctgttgcatgctaagTCACATGGATCGGTTTGCAGCAGATAATACCTATGAAGACTTCAAATTACAGCAAAAAGTTACACGGTTTATGTAACATTCTGGCCAATGAGAGAGATGAGAGAGATGTGTATACAGTATCATAGTTAGCTATGTTATTAAATAATTGTGAAAATATCTAAGGCATGTTGCTGCCTGAAACAGTGCAGACATGGTACTCTAGTTCAGTTAGTCTTTTTGGCACCTAAGCCAGAAAATGTAAGAAGGCCTTCTTCCCCTCCCAAGAGTAAAACTACAATCCTAATGAAGTAAATAACTaaccatttgctgccctttcatgacagaCAGTTTTATTCCTGCAGCATTCATCTCATTCTTCCTAATGAGATGACCGGTCCTGTTTTGTACCTATTACTTCTATAGATCCAGTGGACTTGACTTCTATAGATCCAGTGGACTAATGATAGTAGTACCCTGATTGTTTCAGAAATTATTATTGAAAACGTCCTCATTTACTTCAGACAGACATCCAAGTGATTCCTTAGGATTCTTTTTGTTCCCATTTTATAGAAAATGCAAATCAAGGGCAGACTTACATGCACACACTCCTCTTTCATATTGAGGTTTATCGGCTGAGTAGTCACAGTAGAGCCCCTTATGAGGGTCACAGACCTCCGCTTCATTACAGAGCTCCCCAGACTGCTTGGCACACATCTTGCAACATCCACAGCCATCCTTTACTAGGCTGACCCCAGGGCTGCAGTTTGGCATGCGGGGGCACCTGCAGGGCCAGTGACATAACTCTTTGCGCTGACGAACCTCGTGGCTTTctgcagcttttcctccagccttTTCCCCTTGCTGGTGCTGCTTCCGGTCACCCTGCACCCTGCAAAAAAGCTTTCATAGGCAGACTTATCTGAGAGCTGGAAAATTCCAACAAAGATTGGAAATTGATTAAAAGTGGTATGGTAGTTTTTGGCATCCGCATATTGTTGGACGCCAACCCCCATCAGTCCAAGCTGTTGCAACTCGTGCTTAAGAACTGCggggttggtttttgtttgtttagtccagcaacttttttctctttttttttttaaaaaaaaagaaaatctactGTGGTTATTCAATACCTA
The Pogona vitticeps strain Pit_001003342236 chromosome 1, PviZW2.1, whole genome shotgun sequence genome window above contains:
- the CCN6 gene encoding cellular communication network factor 6, translated to MFYFCLQRNMQWLLIPAILIIALPPQLFCRVQGDRKQHQQGEKAGGKAAESHEVRQRKELCHWPCRCPRMPNCSPGVSLVKDGCGCCKMCAKQSGELCNEAEVCDPHKGLYCDYSADKPQYERGVCAYMIAVGCELNGIHYSNGQDFQPSPLYKCLCVNGAIGCTPAFLPKSAPNECATQKSRKKLAQSHFKCGSGKAKEQQSTGYRLMPAFRSLPLVLKKKCLVQATPWTPCSQSCGIGISDRVTNENAKCKMRKEKRLCYIQPCQAKFPRTLKIPKGKTCRPTFQLAKAEKLAFSGCTSRQQYKPTFCGICLDKRCCIPNKSTMITVQFDCPKERSFKWKMMWITSCVCQKTCNDPGDIFSELRLL